The Candidatus Eisenbacteria bacterium genome has a segment encoding these proteins:
- a CDS encoding GNAT family N-acetyltransferase, with the protein MNDEVGPEGLRFRSHYWDDREAKEEFKTFLLAIHGLDLSLWERRGFWDDLYVPYSLFDGKRIVSSVCLYTMEMVIGGKRRRLAQFSGVGTLFSHRRRGLGKWLTLRAIERGKTTHDGFFLFATEAALVFYGVCGFRPADERAEVVSVECRPSKRTPRRLDLDLDQDLRMLYELARARSPVSDLLGTLNPKLLMFHALYGLRGDAYHIPDLDAVVLCRVDGRRLVLFDVIGERVPSFAEIHPHLSHDPHDEVMFRFMPDKMRIRPERAEPLSENHLHLLPPLELPRPGCPFPFVAQA; encoded by the coding sequence GTGAACGACGAAGTAGGTCCTGAGGGCCTGCGGTTTCGCTCCCATTACTGGGACGATCGCGAGGCCAAGGAGGAGTTCAAGACCTTCCTGCTCGCGATCCACGGCCTCGATCTGTCCCTGTGGGAACGACGAGGCTTCTGGGACGACCTGTACGTTCCCTACTCCCTCTTCGATGGAAAGCGAATCGTCTCCAGCGTCTGTCTCTACACGATGGAGATGGTGATCGGCGGCAAGAGACGCCGACTGGCCCAGTTCTCCGGCGTCGGAACGCTTTTCTCCCACAGACGGCGGGGCTTGGGGAAGTGGTTGACGCTGCGAGCCATCGAACGGGGCAAGACGACGCACGACGGCTTCTTCCTCTTCGCGACCGAAGCGGCGCTTGTGTTCTACGGGGTCTGCGGCTTCAGGCCGGCGGATGAGCGCGCGGAGGTCGTGTCCGTAGAATGCCGTCCATCGAAGCGGACCCCGCGCCGGCTCGACCTCGATCTCGATCAGGATCTCCGGATGCTCTACGAGCTCGCCCGCGCGAGGAGCCCTGTGTCCGACTTGCTTGGCACGCTCAATCCGAAGCTCCTCATGTTCCACGCGCTGTACGGGCTCAGAGGAGACGCCTACCACATTCCCGATCTGGACGCGGTCGTCCTCTGCCGGGTCGATGGTCGCCGCCTCGTTCTCTTCGATGTCATTGGCGAGCGTGTTCCGAGCTTCGCGGAGATTCATCCCCATCTGAGCCATGACCCTCACGACGAGGTCATGTTCCGCTTCATGCCCGACAAGATGCGGATCCGCCCTGAGCGAGCGGAGCCGCTCTCCGAGAACCATCTCCACTTGTTGCCCCCTTTGGAACTTCCCCGACCCGGCTGCCCATTCCCGTTCGTCGCGCAGGCGTGA
- a CDS encoding saccharopine dehydrogenase: MKKVLVLGAGLVAKPLVRYLLDLPDYQVIVATRTVSKAQDLISGHPRGVATSLLVDDSEGLEKMIRDADLVVSLVPYTYHVSIAKICLKHKKHLMTTSYISAAMRELDGQAKAAGLVFMNELGLDPGIDHMSAMKIIDEVKKGGGAITGFKSYCGGLPAPEANTNPFGYKFSWSPRGVVMAGRNEAHFLDDGKRVDIPGPELFDHHWKVDVPGVAVFEGYPNRDSFPYIEVYGVQGTRTMFRGTLRNEGWCRAWKKIADMGYLSEAKLDPAGLTYGALTAKLIRSKGADVKSETAAFCGVPVDSDIISRLAWLGLFGSVPVAPGKDNAMDILCARLIEKLSYEPGERDMIVLFHEFTAEYPGGKAQRITSTLLDFGIPNGDSAMSRTVSLPAAIGTKLILEGKIARPGVHAPTHSEVYLPVLAELESLGVTCKEEWGPKG, translated from the coding sequence ATGAAGAAGGTGCTAGTGCTCGGCGCGGGGCTCGTCGCGAAGCCGTTGGTCCGCTATCTGCTCGACCTCCCGGATTACCAGGTCATCGTGGCCACACGGACCGTGAGCAAGGCCCAGGATCTCATCTCCGGGCATCCGCGCGGCGTGGCGACCTCTCTGCTGGTCGACGACAGCGAGGGTCTCGAGAAGATGATCCGTGACGCGGATCTCGTGGTGAGCCTCGTTCCCTATACCTACCACGTCTCCATCGCGAAGATCTGCCTGAAGCACAAGAAGCATCTCATGACGACCTCCTATATCAGCGCGGCGATGCGGGAGCTTGACGGGCAGGCGAAGGCGGCCGGACTCGTCTTCATGAACGAGCTGGGCCTCGATCCGGGGATCGATCACATGTCCGCGATGAAGATCATCGACGAGGTCAAGAAAGGCGGAGGCGCCATCACGGGGTTCAAGTCCTACTGCGGCGGACTGCCCGCGCCGGAGGCCAACACGAATCCGTTCGGATACAAGTTCTCATGGAGCCCCAGGGGAGTGGTGATGGCCGGGCGCAACGAGGCCCACTTCCTCGATGACGGCAAGCGCGTCGACATCCCCGGCCCGGAGCTGTTCGACCATCACTGGAAGGTCGATGTCCCCGGTGTGGCGGTCTTCGAGGGCTACCCCAATCGCGACTCGTTCCCGTACATCGAGGTCTACGGAGTCCAGGGGACGCGGACGATGTTCCGTGGCACGCTCCGCAATGAGGGATGGTGCCGCGCCTGGAAGAAGATCGCCGACATGGGATACCTGAGCGAGGCGAAGCTCGATCCCGCCGGCCTCACCTACGGCGCGCTCACCGCGAAGCTCATCAGGAGCAAGGGCGCCGACGTCAAGAGCGAGACGGCGGCCTTCTGCGGCGTGCCGGTCGATTCCGATATCATCTCGCGGCTCGCGTGGCTGGGGCTGTTCGGGAGCGTGCCTGTCGCGCCGGGCAAGGACAACGCGATGGACATCCTCTGCGCGCGGCTCATCGAGAAGCTGAGCTACGAGCCGGGCGAGCGGGACATGATCGTCCTCTTCCACGAGTTCACCGCGGAGTACCCCGGAGGAAAGGCGCAGAGGATCACATCGACCCTGCTGGACTTCGGAATCCCGAATGGCGATTCGGCGATGTCCCGCACCGTCAGTCTTCCCGCGGCGATCGGAACGAAGCTCATCCTCGAGGGGAAGATCGCGCGTCCGGGGGTGCATGCCCCGACCCACTCGGAGGTCTATCTCCCGGTCCTGGCGGAGCTCGAGTCCCTCGGCGTCACATGCAAGGAAGAGTGGGGGCCGAAGGGCTGA